In Tenacibaculum sp. 190524A02b, the genomic stretch TGTTTTCAGATAAATTGATAGCGTACAAAGGATTAATTTTAGGCCCTCCACCTGAAGTTAAATCAGCCTTTAATGTTTCAGGGAATTCAACGGCAGCATCTTTAAAAGCATAATCTAAATAAGCTGCAAAGGAAATTTCTTGAACATTGAAATCTTCGTAGGTATTATGTACAGTTACAGTATTACCTTCAAGGGTAGGTAAATTAATATCAGGGTTATCATTATCATCGTTATTACACGAAATGAATAGATTACTAGATAGTATAAGTAAAACTATAGGGGTGAATTTTAAAAGTTTCATGATGTTGTTTTTTTAATTAAAAATTACAATGCAAAGTTGTATTTAAATAGAAACTTTTTCGCTATACAAAAAAGAGTAAAAACTGTAATTATGGGAGTTAAACTTGTAGCTTACTATTTTTTGTTAAGCCTTCTAAAAGGATGTGTAAATCTTGAAGGAATTAAATAAAATGATGATTGTTTAGTTTGTAAATAGAATACATTTGTTTTTGCATTAATTTATCAGGTGTACTTTTTAGAATAAAATTCCTGATAAGTTCCCCAATTTTATTGGTGATTGCAATTTTAGAAGTAAATCTAGATTGCCTCACTAAATGCTGTACCTTAGGTTTTCTATGCTTGTAGAATTCATTATAAGCAGTATTAAAATTAAGATGATATCTTTTTAGGAAATTACTAATAAAATAGGCATCTTCAATAGCTTGAGCTCCACCTTGACCAAGGTCAGGTGTCATCCCATGAGCAGCATCACCAAGTAAACAAATTTCACCATTATGCCATTTAGATAATACGTTTAAATCATAAATGTCATTTTTAATAATTTTTTCAACAGTAGTATTGCTTATTAGTTGATTCACAATAGGAGTAAACTCAGAGAATAAATGCAAAAGAAGCTCTTTATGGTTGTCAATACCTTTATAATTAGGAGGACTCAATTTTACTGCAAACCAATACACTTTATCTTGAGCTATTTTAGATACACCAAATTGTAATTGTTTGCCCCAAAGCGTAAAGCCAACATTCGTTAGCTCATTAGGTAATGTAAAGTTTGAAATTCCCCTCCAGCATGTCTGCCCAGAATACCTTAGGTTACTTTTGGGAAATAATTGATTTCTAACTTTAGAATTGAGTCCATCCGCACCAAGAATGGAATCTGATTTAACAATAGTATTGTCCGAAAAATGAATATTAAATGAAGTATCAGAATTAATGGAGTATTTTTCGAAACCTTTATTTAGTTGAATGTTTTTTTGATCACAAAAGTTAAGTAATATTTTCTGAAGTGTACCTCTATGTATAGCAATGGTAGTGTAGCCAAATTTCTCTTTAACAAATGTTTGTTCAGAATTTGAAATAGACTTTAGTTGATGGTCTGCAAGACGTATGACATCTAAAGAATTTCCCGAATCTATAATAGCTTTTAATAGTTGAGGGTTAATCCATTCAAAAACCTGTAAAGCGTTAGGAGGTAGCCAAATACCAGCTCCTACTTCTTTAATAACGGGTGTTTTTTCATAAAGAGTATATGGTATGTTTAATTTTTCAAAGCACAAAGCAGTGGTCAATCCACCAATTCCACCACCAATAATAGCTATATTTTTAGACATGTATATAAGGTTAATTTCCATTATAAAAATAAACCCTTTTCAATTTTTAAAGATTGATAAATGTCAAGAAAATATATGAAGGTTTTCAATAAGCTATAAGGTGAGTTTAGTATTACAATTAGTGTAAAAAAACAATAATATGGGAAGTGTAAAATGTTAACTTTGTTGGATTAAATTAAAACCACTACTAAACATGAAAAGAATAAGTATTCTACACATTTTAATAGCAATATTCATTGTGCAAGTTCAAAAAAATCAAGCACAAACAACCACAAATTACGGTGAAGGCTCTGGTACACAAGGAGAAAAAAATACCTTTTTGGGATATAATGCAGGAGCATTAACCACGAGTAACGATAACTCGTTCTTTGGTTATAATGCAGGTGCAAAAAATGCTACAGGAACGCACAACATGTTTTTAGGAAGAAGTGCTGGATTTAACAATACAACAGCTTCTTACAATATGTTTTTCGGTTCTAGTTCTGGTTTAAATACCAACACTGGAGGATATAATATGTTTTTAGGTGCTTTTTCTGGATTTAGCAACAGAAATGGTAACAGTAATATATACATAGGTTTTTCATCTGGTAGAAATAATACTTCAG encodes the following:
- a CDS encoding FAD-dependent monooxygenase; protein product: MSKNIAIIGGGIGGLTTALCFEKLNIPYTLYEKTPVIKEVGAGIWLPPNALQVFEWINPQLLKAIIDSGNSLDVIRLADHQLKSISNSEQTFVKEKFGYTTIAIHRGTLQKILLNFCDQKNIQLNKGFEKYSINSDTSFNIHFSDNTIVKSDSILGADGLNSKVRNQLFPKSNLRYSGQTCWRGISNFTLPNELTNVGFTLWGKQLQFGVSKIAQDKVYWFAVKLSPPNYKGIDNHKELLLHLFSEFTPIVNQLISNTTVEKIIKNDIYDLNVLSKWHNGEICLLGDAAHGMTPDLGQGGAQAIEDAYFISNFLKRYHLNFNTAYNEFYKHRKPKVQHLVRQSRFTSKIAITNKIGELIRNFILKSTPDKLMQKQMYSIYKLNNHHFI